Proteins encoded together in one Mus caroli chromosome 4, CAROLI_EIJ_v1.1, whole genome shotgun sequence window:
- the Foxe3 gene encoding forkhead box protein E3 produces MDAHVAFSGFPALPSLSPSGPQPPTLAGAEPRREPEEVVGGGDVEPTAVPGPGRRRRRPLQRGKPPYSYIALIAMALAHAPGRRLTLAAIYRFITERFAFYRDSPRKWQNSIRHNLTLNDCFVKVPREPGNPGKGNYWTLDPAAADMFDNGSFLRRRKRFKRAELPAPPPPPPPFPYAPFPPPPAPASAPPARLFRLDSLLGLQPEPPGPVAPEPPCCAAPDAAFPPCPAAASPPLYSPASERLGLPAPLSAEPLLALAGSASALGPIGAGEAYLRQPGFAPGLERYL; encoded by the coding sequence atggatgcgCACGTCGCTTTCTCGGGCTTCCCGGCCTTGCCCTCGCTCTCGCCATCCGGGCCACAGCCGCCGACCCTGGCGGGAGCCGAACCGAGGCGCGAACCGGAGGAAGTGGTGGGCGGTGGGGACGTCGAGCCCACGGCTGTGCCCGGCCCGGGGAGGCGACGCCGGCGGCCACTACAGCGTGGGAAGCCGCCCTACTCGTACATCGCGCTCATTGCCATGGCCCTGGCGCACGCTCCGGGCCGCCGTCTAACGCTGGCAGCCATCTACCGCTTCATCACCGAGCGCTTCGCCTTCTACCGCGACAGCCCGCGCAAGTGGCAGAACAGCATCCGCCACAACCTCACCCTCAACGACTGTTTCGTCAAGGTGCCGCGCGAGCCGGGCAATCCGGGCAAGGGCAACTACTGGACGCTCGATCCCGCGGCCGCTGACATGTTCGACAACGGTAGCTTCCTGCGGCGCCGCAAGCGCTTCAAGCGCGCTGAGCTACCcgcaccgccgccgccgccgccgcccttCCCCTATGCGCCCTTCCCGCCCCCGCCGGCACCCGCGTCCGCTCCGCCCGCGCGCCTCTTCCGCCTGGACAGCCTGCTGGGCTTGCAGCCTGAGCCTCCGGGACCCGTGGCGCCCGAGCCGCCTTGCTGCGCCGCGCCCGACGCCGCCTTCCCGCCCTGCCCCGCCGCAGCCTCGCCGCCGCTCTACTCGCCAGCGTCCGAGCGCCTGGGGTTACCGGCGCCGCTGTCCGCCGAGCCTCTCCTGGCCTTGGCGGGATCGGCCAGCGCGCTCGGGCCGATCGGAGCCGGGGAAGCCTACCTGAGACAGCCGGGCTTCGCGCCAGGGCTGGAGCGCTACCTGTGA